A single window of Rana temporaria chromosome 1, aRanTem1.1, whole genome shotgun sequence DNA harbors:
- the LOC120924872 gene encoding olfactory receptor 2D3-like, which produces MDNQTNIRNVFFLDAFFNIRPKGLYFVIFLTIYLVTVIANVLIIIVTNIDFHLNTPMYYFLRNLAFLDICYTSTTLPHMLVSFLIEHLPITVPACIVQLYFFLSLAASESSLLAAMAYDRYIAICNPLRYSVIMNKNVCLYMVSGIWVVGSIYGAIHTVNTFRLPFCGSRILHHYFCDIPVLLKVSCTNTFSNEVTVFGVGGLLMIGCFLVILGSYMHILFSVMSVQKGHGRNKGLSTCVAHLVVILLFYGSGSFMYFRPKSDLLADKEWLLSIFYSNITPLFNPIIYSLRNHEVKGAFRKLFKCLY; this is translated from the coding sequence ATGGATAACCAAACAaatattagaaatgtgtttttccTTGATGCGTTTTTTAACATCAGACCGAAGGGTCTATATTTCGTTATATTTCTTACCATATACCTTGTAACAGTGATTGCAAATGTACTGATCATCATCGTAACAAATATAGATTTTCATCTTAACACGCCAATGTATTACTTTTTGAGGAATTTGGCTTTCTTAGACATTTGTTATACTTCTACAACTCTGCCACATATGCTCGTCAGCTTTTTAATTGAGCATTTGCCTATTACAGTTCCTGCCTGTATTGTCCAACTTTACTTTTTCCTATCTTTGGCAGCTTCTGAGTCCTCTTTATTAGCAGCAATGGCATACGACCGGTATATTGCCATTTGCAATCCTTTGAGATATTCAGTTATTATGAATAAGAATGTTTGTCTCTATATGGTTTCTGGAATTTGGGTAGTTGGAAGCATATATGGAGCAATTCACACTGTTAACACTTTTAGATTACCCTTTTGTGGCTCTAGAATCCTTCACCACTACTTTTGTGACATCCCAGTTTTGTTAAAGGTCTCCTGTACTAATACATTCTCTAATGAGGTTACTGTGTTTGGTGTTGGTGGTTTACTAATGATTGGCTGTTTCCTGGTGATCTTGGGGTCCTACATGCACATTCTATTTAGTGTCATGAGTGTTCAAAAGGGACATGGGAGAAACAAAGGCCTTTCCACATGTGTAGCACATCTAGTTGTTATTCTGCTCTTTTATGGAAGTGGGAGCTTCATGTATTTCCGTCCAAAGTCTGATCTACTAGCAGATAAGGAATGGCTTCTCTCTATTTTCTACAGCAACATTACACCTTTATTCAATCCTATTATTTACAGTCTAAGAAACCACGAAGTCAAAGGAGCTTTTAGAAAACTCTTTAAGTGTTTATACTGA